One region of Clostridiales bacterium genomic DNA includes:
- a CDS encoding GerMN domain-containing protein, translated as MKKYLSLLLACVLALALLCACGKKDAAEQTPAPETPPTQTAATGGVDTSCKLYFPNDAADDLSADTAQIPDTEPAVTVAYAQAIVAQLIAHDALPKDSEVLAISKDGDALSLDMNEAFLAGLRASGSTGEFLYMGSLVNTFLDNFNCTTVRVTVEGQPFSTGHTEYDKPLQAFTF; from the coding sequence ATGAAAAAATATCTTTCGCTCCTGCTCGCGTGCGTGCTGGCGCTGGCGCTGCTGTGCGCCTGCGGCAAAAAGGACGCGGCGGAGCAGACCCCCGCGCCGGAGACACCGCCGACGCAGACGGCCGCCACCGGCGGCGTGGACACGTCCTGCAAGCTCTATTTTCCGAACGACGCGGCTGACGACCTGAGTGCCGACACGGCGCAGATCCCGGACACGGAGCCGGCCGTCACGGTGGCGTATGCGCAGGCGATCGTCGCGCAGCTCATTGCGCATGACGCCCTGCCGAAGGACAGTGAGGTGCTCGCCATCTCGAAAGACGGCGACGCGCTCAGTCTCGACATGAATGAGGCCTTCCTTGCCGGCCTGCGCGCGAGCGGCTCGACGGGCGAGTTCCTGTATATGGGCAGCCTTGTCAACACCTTCCTCGATAACTTCAACTGCACGACCGTGCGCGTCACGGTCGAGGGGCAGCCGTTCTCCACCGGCCACACGGAGTACGACAAGCCGCTGCAGGCGTTCACGTTCTGA
- the pgsA gene encoding CDP-diacylglycerol--glycerol-3-phosphate 3-phosphatidyltransferase has translation MTTANKITIFRVILIPVFLVLMYLRFPGHTYWAFGVFVLASLSDFADGYIARHYNQVSDFGKFMDPLADKLLVVAAMLLFVEQHRMPAWALLLVVAREFAVTGLRLIAVDNGRVIAAAWSGKIKTASTMVAICLMLLWNIPWLNTVCWVVIVVTTVYSGVEYFVKNHDVFRKAA, from the coding sequence ATGACGACTGCAAACAAAATTACCATCTTCCGCGTGATCCTGATTCCCGTATTTCTGGTGCTGATGTACCTGCGCTTCCCCGGGCATACCTACTGGGCGTTCGGCGTGTTCGTGCTTGCGAGCCTGAGCGACTTCGCCGACGGCTACATCGCGCGGCACTACAATCAGGTGTCGGATTTCGGCAAGTTCATGGATCCGCTGGCCGATAAGCTGCTGGTCGTGGCGGCCATGCTGCTGTTCGTCGAGCAGCACCGGATGCCCGCATGGGCGCTGCTGCTCGTGGTCGCGCGCGAGTTTGCCGTGACCGGCCTGCGGCTGATCGCCGTGGACAACGGCCGCGTCATCGCCGCTGCCTGGTCCGGCAAGATCAAGACCGCCTCGACCATGGTGGCCATCTGCCTGATGCTGCTGTGGAACATTCCCTGGCTCAACACCGTGTGCTGGGTCGTCATCGTCGTGACGACGGTGTACTCCGGCGTGGAGTACTTCGTGAAAAACCACGACGTGTTCCGGAAAGCCGCCTGA
- the rimO gene encoding 30S ribosomal protein S12 methylthiotransferase RimO — MPYRICLISLGCAKNQVNSEQMLYLLNQAGHEVVGEVDGCDVAIVNTCGFIDSAKSEAIDQILQLAEVKKAGGLKKILVTGCLSQRYEKDILESLPEVDGMLGTGSFGQICQAVEDVMHGGKPLYFGDKSGPIEEIGRVVTTGPGWAYLRIAEGCDNWCAFCAIPAIRGRYRSRTLDAIVQEARELADLGVKELIVIAQDITRWGMDLYGKPSLALLLRELAKIDGIRWIRLHYLYPEIIDDELIDLIANEDKIVKYLDIPIQHIDNDILRRMNRHCTGDEIRALLQKLRARIPGLVLRTSLITGLPGEGEAEFEELCTWLREVRLERVGVFPFSPEEGTPAAVMTDRCEPDEAQRRADLILELQAGIMDDYNAACIGRDMTVLCEHRARSGMCSGRTYADSPEIDGTVYFTGAARPGDMVTVHITGCDDGDLAGEQIHE, encoded by the coding sequence ATGCCATATCGAATCTGCCTGATCTCGCTCGGCTGTGCGAAAAATCAGGTCAACAGCGAGCAGATGCTCTATCTGCTCAATCAGGCCGGCCACGAGGTGGTCGGCGAGGTGGACGGGTGCGACGTCGCCATCGTCAACACCTGCGGCTTTATCGACAGCGCCAAGAGCGAGGCCATCGACCAGATCCTGCAGCTCGCCGAGGTGAAAAAGGCCGGCGGACTGAAGAAAATTCTCGTGACCGGCTGCCTGTCGCAGCGGTACGAAAAGGACATTCTCGAGAGCCTGCCGGAAGTGGACGGCATGCTCGGCACCGGCAGCTTCGGCCAGATCTGCCAGGCCGTCGAGGACGTGATGCACGGTGGAAAGCCGCTGTACTTCGGCGACAAGAGCGGCCCGATCGAGGAGATCGGCCGCGTGGTCACGACCGGGCCGGGCTGGGCGTACCTGCGCATCGCCGAAGGGTGCGACAACTGGTGCGCGTTCTGCGCCATCCCCGCCATCCGCGGCCGCTACCGCAGCCGCACGCTCGACGCCATCGTGCAGGAGGCGCGGGAGCTCGCCGACCTCGGCGTGAAAGAGCTGATCGTCATCGCGCAGGACATCACCCGCTGGGGCATGGACCTCTACGGAAAGCCGAGTCTCGCGCTGCTGCTGCGGGAACTGGCGAAGATCGACGGCATCCGCTGGATCCGCCTGCACTACCTCTACCCCGAGATCATCGACGACGAGCTCATCGACCTCATTGCAAATGAAGACAAGATCGTCAAGTATCTCGACATCCCCATCCAGCACATCGACAACGACATTCTCCGCCGCATGAACCGCCACTGCACCGGCGACGAGATCCGCGCGCTGCTGCAGAAGCTGCGCGCGCGCATTCCGGGTCTTGTGCTGCGCACGAGCCTCATCACGGGCCTGCCCGGCGAGGGCGAGGCCGAGTTTGAGGAGCTGTGCACGTGGCTGCGCGAGGTGCGGCTCGAGCGCGTGGGCGTGTTCCCGTTCTCCCCCGAGGAGGGGACGCCCGCCGCCGTGATGACCGACCGCTGCGAGCCGGACGAGGCCCAGCGCCGCGCCGATCTCATTCTCGAGCTGCAGGCCGGCATCATGGACGACTACAACGCCGCCTGCATCGGGCGGGACATGACCGTTTTGTGCGAGCACCGGGCCAGGAGCGGCATGTGCTCCGGCCGGACGTATGCCGACTCGCCGGAGATCGACGGCACGGTCTACTTCACCGGCGCGGCCCGGCCCGGCGACATGGTCACGGTGCACATCACCGGCTGCGACGACGGCGATCTTGCCGGCGAACAAATCCACGAATGA